In Nostoc sp. UHCC 0926, a single genomic region encodes these proteins:
- a CDS encoding MoaD/ThiS family protein, which translates to MSKSAITVTVKLFAAYQEAFRVSELVLEFPNSMPVKAVCDRLIAEHPELSQWRDITRFGINLIFVEPDTLLQDGDEVVLIPPVSGG; encoded by the coding sequence ATGTCTAAATCTGCAATCACCGTTACCGTCAAATTGTTTGCTGCTTATCAAGAAGCCTTTAGGGTTTCGGAACTTGTACTAGAATTTCCCAATAGTATGCCAGTCAAAGCAGTATGCGATCGCCTCATAGCTGAACACCCCGAACTCTCCCAATGGCGTGACATCACCCGCTTTGGGATTAATTTAATATTTGTCGAACCAGATACCCTACTACAAGATGGGGATGAAGTCGTGCTGATTCCACCAGTCAGCGGTGGCTAG